In Nocardia yunnanensis, one DNA window encodes the following:
- a CDS encoding medium chain dehydrogenase/reductase family protein, with product MSTIIATEIVLPGRVEPDGLTVTERELPPPNAGEALVRMEATGVSFAEQQMRRGKYYDQPAFPFVPGYDLVGEVVAVGAGVDRALIGRRVAALTKIGGWSSHRLVPAADLVPVPDGLASDAAETFVVNGITAWQMLHRTAKVRAGQTILVHGANGGVGSTLVQLARAAGIRVIGTASARNADAVAALGATPVDYRGDVVAQVRALAPNGVDAVFDHVGGPGIVDSFGLLAPGGALVSYGSAATKNEEGNSRLPVLKLFARLLWWNTLPNKRSASFYNIWAGRRRLARFQARLTEDLGAVLALAAEGVLTPQIAARIPLREAARALTLAESGTVTGKVVLIGDAAA from the coding sequence ATGTCGACCATCATCGCCACCGAGATCGTCCTGCCGGGCCGCGTCGAGCCGGACGGCCTGACCGTCACCGAGCGCGAACTGCCGCCGCCGAATGCCGGCGAGGCACTGGTCCGCATGGAGGCCACCGGCGTGTCCTTCGCCGAACAGCAGATGCGCCGCGGCAAGTACTACGACCAGCCCGCGTTCCCGTTCGTTCCCGGCTACGACCTCGTCGGCGAGGTCGTCGCGGTGGGCGCGGGCGTCGACCGGGCGCTGATCGGGCGGCGGGTCGCGGCGCTGACCAAGATCGGCGGCTGGAGCAGCCACCGCCTCGTGCCGGCGGCCGACCTGGTGCCGGTGCCCGACGGGCTGGCCTCCGACGCGGCCGAGACCTTCGTGGTCAATGGCATCACCGCCTGGCAGATGCTGCACCGGACCGCGAAAGTCCGTGCCGGACAGACCATTCTGGTGCACGGCGCGAACGGCGGCGTCGGCTCGACGCTGGTGCAGCTGGCCCGCGCGGCCGGGATCCGGGTGATCGGGACGGCGTCGGCGCGCAATGCCGACGCGGTGGCCGCGCTCGGCGCGACGCCGGTGGACTATCGCGGGGATGTGGTCGCGCAGGTGCGGGCGCTCGCGCCGAACGGGGTGGACGCCGTCTTCGATCATGTCGGCGGCCCCGGCATCGTGGATTCGTTCGGGCTGCTGGCTCCCGGCGGCGCGCTCGTCTCCTACGGCAGCGCCGCCACCAAGAACGAGGAGGGCAATTCGCGGCTGCCCGTGCTGAAGCTGTTCGCGCGACTGCTGTGGTGGAACACGCTGCCCAACAAGCGAAGTGCGTCCTTCTACAACATCTGGGCCGGGCGGCGTCGGCTCGCGCGCTTCCAGGCGCGGTTGACCGAGGATCTGGGCGCGGTGCTGGCGCTGGCCGCCGAGGGCGTGCTGACGCCGCAGATCGCGGCCCGAATCCCGTTGCGGGAGGCCGCCCGCGCGCTCACCCTCGCCGAATCCGGCACCGTCACCGGCAAGGTCGTCCTCATCGGCGACGCCGCCGCCTGA
- a CDS encoding TetR/AcrR family transcriptional regulator, whose product MSRRRIALSTSDVRRDAVLDSAIAEFAKTGFHGTPINTVAAAAGISPAYVFKLFPSKVELFVAALDRCFERVEGALAAGAARTPGGDPEQVLHEMGGAYAELIADKSLLMLQVHALSAADVPEIAEGVRRGLRRVTEYAQSRSGGTGEQVQHFMAYGQLCHLITTLGLDASDGAWATALTAGIRHYD is encoded by the coding sequence ATGAGCAGACGCCGGATCGCACTCTCCACTTCGGATGTGCGGCGGGATGCCGTTTTGGATTCGGCGATCGCCGAATTCGCCAAGACGGGGTTTCATGGGACGCCGATCAATACCGTCGCGGCGGCGGCCGGGATCTCGCCCGCGTATGTGTTCAAGCTGTTTCCCAGCAAGGTTGAGTTGTTCGTCGCCGCGCTGGATCGGTGTTTCGAGCGGGTGGAGGGGGCGCTGGCCGCCGGGGCCGCTCGGACGCCGGGCGGCGATCCGGAGCAGGTGCTTCACGAAATGGGCGGGGCCTACGCGGAATTGATCGCGGACAAGAGCCTGCTCATGTTGCAGGTGCATGCCCTGTCCGCGGCCGATGTGCCCGAGATCGCCGAGGGGGTGCGCCGCGGTCTGCGGCGCGTCACCGAGTACGCGCAGTCCCGGTCGGGCGGGACGGGTGAGCAGGTGCAGCACTTCATGGCTTACGGCCAGTTGTGCCACCTGATCACCACCCTCGGCCTGGACGCGAGCGACGGCGCGTGGGCCACGGCGTTGACCGCCGGAATTCGCCACTACGACTGA
- a CDS encoding NADPH-dependent F420 reductase, with product MRIGIIGAGDMARALGGGWAAAGHEIAVGARTTARAAAAAAAIGHGARAATVAEAARFGEATLLAVPVDALADILRTSNGDNAIASDGVDGRVHVFTDRTVIDCTNAFAPDPGGFVLSEPAVAERIATAAPGARVVKAFNLLAAEVWAGSERAFEGRALSVPLCGDDAEAVATVAALARDLKLHPVPAGGLRRARYLEAAAAFVVGLWFSGQDVRAMFPPLESAFAVPDEGGLPLVRE from the coding sequence ATGCGCATCGGAATCATCGGAGCCGGGGACATGGCCCGCGCCCTGGGCGGCGGCTGGGCCGCGGCGGGTCACGAGATCGCGGTCGGCGCGAGGACGACCGCCCGCGCCGCGGCGGCCGCCGCCGCGATCGGGCATGGCGCCCGGGCCGCCACGGTGGCCGAAGCGGCCCGATTCGGGGAGGCCACCCTGCTCGCCGTGCCGGTCGACGCGCTCGCGGACATTCTGCGAACGAGCAACGGGGACAACGCCATTGCTTCGGACGGCGTCGACGGCCGGGTCCATGTCTTCACCGACCGCACGGTCATCGACTGCACCAATGCCTTCGCACCGGATCCCGGTGGCTTCGTGCTGTCCGAACCGGCCGTGGCCGAACGGATCGCGACGGCCGCGCCCGGGGCGCGCGTGGTGAAGGCGTTCAATCTGCTCGCGGCGGAGGTCTGGGCCGGATCCGAGCGCGCCTTCGAGGGCCGGGCGCTGTCGGTCCCGCTCTGCGGCGACGACGCCGAGGCGGTCGCGACGGTGGCGGCCCTGGCCCGGGATCTGAAGCTGCACCCGGTGCCCGCGGGTGGTCTGCGCCGCGCCCGGTATCTCGAGGCCGCCGCGGCTTTCGTTGTCGGCCTGTGGTTCTCGGGTCAGGACGTGCGGGCCATGTTCCCGCCGCTGGAGTCGGCCTTCGCGGTGCCGGACGAGGGGGGCTTGCCGCTCGTCCGAGAGTGA
- a CDS encoding winged helix-turn-helix transcriptional regulator, whose product MTAEIIEPVGFAEYGGLESDCPARLAVDLFGNSWLTVIVYTLREGPMRPVQLRGAIGGISRKMLNQTLGRMLAMGLLERRRYAEAPPRVEYSLTPAGRDLLIPIFALGEWADRHGDAVRTALYGDLDD is encoded by the coding sequence ATGACGGCCGAGATCATCGAACCGGTGGGGTTCGCGGAGTACGGCGGGCTCGAATCCGATTGTCCGGCGCGGCTGGCGGTGGACCTGTTCGGCAATTCGTGGCTGACTGTGATCGTTTACACACTGCGCGAGGGCCCGATGCGGCCGGTGCAGCTGCGGGGCGCCATCGGTGGGATCAGTCGGAAAATGCTCAATCAGACCCTGGGACGGATGCTCGCGATGGGGTTGCTGGAACGTCGCCGATATGCGGAAGCTCCACCGCGCGTGGAGTATTCGCTGACCCCCGCCGGGCGGGATCTGCTGATTCCGATCTTCGCGCTGGGGGAGTGGGCGGACCGTCACGGCGACGCTGTGCGGACCGCGCTCTACGGCGATCTCGACGACTGA
- a CDS encoding sensor histidine kinase, producing MSVPQAVLLAVLAAVVGLAVGGLLIPYVNARQERLRAATDTGLTMSQVLDLIVLASESGIAVVDQYRDVVLVNPRAEELGVVHDRLLDERAWAAVEQVLQGGQDVEFELTAKIPMPGRARLAVRGVARPLSQENPNFVVLFADDDSEQARMEATRRDFVANVSHELKTPVGAMSLLAEALLESADDPDSVRHFGERLHGEARRMGKMVTELIALSRLQGAERLPELEAVQVDTVVTQAIERSRNVAEAAGITVSTDATSGLEVLGDQTLLVTALSNLVENAIAYSPRGSHVSVSRALRGGYVNIAVTDRGIGISKEDQERVFERFFRADKARSRATGGTGLGLAIVKHVAANHNGEITLWSKLGTGSTFTLRIPAHPADLDGQGDKKLAAGLPVAKKENGQRPLGRARTNGVEATR from the coding sequence GTGAGCGTTCCACAGGCCGTGCTTTTGGCAGTCCTGGCGGCCGTAGTAGGGCTGGCCGTCGGCGGACTGCTCATTCCGTATGTGAACGCTCGTCAAGAACGGTTGCGGGCCGCCACCGACACCGGGCTCACCATGTCGCAGGTGCTGGACCTGATCGTGCTCGCCTCGGAATCCGGCATCGCCGTGGTCGACCAATATCGCGATGTCGTGCTGGTCAATCCGCGTGCCGAGGAGCTGGGCGTGGTCCACGACCGGCTGCTCGACGAGCGCGCCTGGGCCGCGGTCGAACAGGTGCTGCAGGGCGGTCAGGACGTGGAATTCGAGCTCACCGCCAAGATCCCCATGCCCGGCCGCGCCCGCCTCGCTGTCCGAGGAGTTGCTCGGCCGCTGTCGCAGGAGAATCCGAACTTCGTGGTCCTGTTCGCGGACGACGACTCTGAGCAGGCCCGCATGGAGGCCACCCGCCGTGACTTCGTCGCCAATGTGAGCCACGAGCTCAAGACCCCCGTCGGCGCCATGAGCCTGTTGGCCGAGGCGTTGCTGGAGTCCGCCGACGATCCGGACTCGGTGCGGCACTTCGGCGAACGCCTGCACGGCGAGGCCCGGCGCATGGGCAAGATGGTGACCGAGCTGATCGCGCTGTCACGCCTGCAGGGCGCCGAACGGCTGCCGGAGCTCGAGGCCGTCCAGGTCGACACCGTGGTCACCCAGGCCATCGAGCGCTCCCGCAATGTCGCCGAGGCCGCCGGCATCACCGTCTCCACCGACGCCACCAGCGGGCTCGAGGTGCTCGGCGATCAGACACTGCTGGTGACCGCCCTGTCCAACCTGGTCGAGAACGCCATCGCCTATTCCCCCCGCGGCTCCCATGTCTCGGTGAGCCGGGCGCTGCGCGGCGGCTACGTCAATATCGCGGTCACCGATCGCGGCATCGGCATCTCCAAGGAGGACCAGGAGCGCGTTTTCGAACGTTTCTTCCGGGCCGACAAGGCGCGCTCGCGTGCCACCGGCGGGACCGGCCTCGGGCTGGCTATCGTCAAACACGTGGCCGCCAACCACAACGGTGAGATCACCCTGTGGAGCAAACTGGGCACCGGATCGACGTTCACGCTGCGCATCCCCGCCCATCCTGCCGATCTCGACGGGCAGGGCGACAAGAAGCTTGCCGCCGGGCTACCGGTGGCCAAGAAGGAAAACGGCCAACGTCCCCTCGGGCGGGCCAGAACCAACGGTGTGGAGGCAACCCGATGA
- a CDS encoding response regulator transcription factor, with the protein MTSVLIVEDEESLADPLAFLLRKEGFEVTVVGDGPSALSEFDRSGADIVLLDLMLPGMSGTDVCKQLRARGSVPVIMVTARDSEIDKVVGLELGADDYVTKPYSSRELIARIRAVLRRGAGDEPDNGSETSVLEAGPVRMDVDRHTVQVNGKAVTLPLKEFDLLEYLLRNSGRVLTRGQLIDRVWGADYVGDTKTLDVHVKRLRSKIEADPAKPEHLVTVRGLGYKLEA; encoded by the coding sequence ATGACGAGTGTGCTGATCGTCGAGGACGAGGAGTCGCTGGCCGATCCGCTCGCGTTCCTGCTGCGCAAGGAGGGGTTCGAGGTCACCGTGGTGGGCGACGGCCCGTCCGCGCTGTCCGAATTCGACCGTTCCGGCGCGGATATCGTCCTGCTCGATCTCATGCTCCCCGGCATGAGCGGCACCGACGTGTGCAAGCAACTGCGTGCTCGCGGCAGCGTCCCGGTCATCATGGTGACCGCGCGAGACAGCGAGATCGACAAGGTGGTCGGCCTGGAACTGGGCGCCGACGACTACGTCACCAAGCCCTATTCCTCGCGCGAGCTGATCGCCCGCATTCGCGCGGTGCTGCGCCGCGGCGCGGGCGACGAACCCGACAACGGCAGCGAGACCTCGGTGCTCGAGGCCGGCCCGGTCCGCATGGACGTCGACCGCCACACCGTGCAGGTCAACGGCAAGGCGGTCACCCTGCCGCTCAAGGAATTCGACCTGCTCGAGTACCTGCTGCGCAATTCGGGCCGGGTGCTGACCCGCGGGCAGCTCATCGATCGCGTCTGGGGCGCCGACTACGTGGGCGACACCAAAACCCTGGACGTGCACGTCAAGCGGCTGCGCTCCAAGATCGAGGCCGACCCGGCCAAGCCCGAGCACCTGGTCACCGTGCGCGGCCTGGGCTACAAGCTCGAGGCCTAG
- a CDS encoding Ppx/GppA phosphatase family protein — protein MRLGVLDVGSNTVHLLVVDAHRGGHPMPMSSTKSALRLSENMDDHGRITAAGAAKLTATVTEFASIAKTSGCVELMAFATSAVREATNSEEVLARVRRETGVNLKVLSGVDEARHTFLAVRRWYGWSAGRILNLDIGGGSLEMSNGADEVPDVALSLQLGAGRLTRDWLRHDPPGKRRVAVLRDWLDAELVLPAKQLLEVGRPDLAVGTSKTFRSLARLTGAAPSVAGPRVRRTLTSSGLRQLIAFISRMTAADRAELEGVSSDRSQQLVAGALVAEASMRALSLDTLEICPWALREGLILRKLDTDLDSEPIAGGPDNGLSGPIETVSR, from the coding sequence GTGCGGCTCGGTGTACTCGATGTGGGAAGCAATACCGTCCACCTGCTCGTGGTGGACGCGCATCGTGGTGGACACCCGATGCCCATGAGCTCGACGAAGTCGGCGCTGCGGTTGTCGGAGAACATGGACGACCACGGCCGGATCACCGCCGCCGGCGCGGCCAAGCTGACCGCCACGGTAACCGAATTCGCAAGCATCGCAAAGACTTCCGGCTGCGTGGAGTTGATGGCGTTCGCCACCTCCGCGGTGCGCGAGGCCACCAATTCCGAGGAGGTCCTCGCCCGGGTCCGCCGGGAGACCGGCGTGAACCTGAAGGTGCTCTCCGGTGTCGACGAGGCTCGACACACTTTTCTCGCGGTGCGCCGCTGGTACGGCTGGAGCGCCGGGCGGATTCTGAACCTGGACATCGGCGGCGGCTCGCTCGAGATGAGCAACGGCGCGGACGAGGTGCCCGATGTGGCGCTCTCGCTGCAACTGGGCGCCGGGCGGCTGACCCGCGACTGGCTGCGCCACGATCCGCCGGGCAAGCGCCGGGTCGCGGTGCTGCGCGACTGGCTCGACGCCGAACTGGTCCTGCCCGCCAAACAGCTGCTCGAGGTGGGCCGCCCCGATCTGGCGGTCGGCACCTCCAAGACGTTCCGCTCCCTCGCCCGGCTGACCGGCGCCGCCCCCTCTGTTGCGGGACCCCGGGTTCGGCGTACCCTCACGAGTTCCGGCCTGCGGCAGCTGATTGCGTTCATTTCCAGAATGACGGCCGCCGACCGGGCAGAATTGGAAGGCGTAAGTTCTGATCGGTCACAGCAACTGGTGGCCGGCGCGCTGGTCGCGGAGGCGAGTATGCGGGCACTGTCCCTGGACACGCTCGAAATCTGTCCCTGGGCACTGCGAGAGGGATTGATCTTGCGCAAACTGGATACCGACCTGGATAGCGAACCGATAGCCGGCGGCCCGGACAACGGCCTGTCGGGCCCGATCGAAACGGTGTCTCGATGA
- a CDS encoding sugar phosphate isomerase/epimerase family protein, translating to MGNNAQGANSGAGRRDVRVGLSTASVYPENTEAAFRYAAELGYDGVELMVWAEPASQSIATVQHFSHKYDVPVLAVHAPCLLISQRVWGSDPIAKLTRSVHTAEALGAATVVVHPPFRWQRRYADGFAKQVAELENSSPVAVAVENMFPMRADTLFRGSSIQRLERRGGPGLSITTFSPSYDPTDVGFRHYTLDTSHTATAGVDPLALAGRMGSGLTHLHLADGRGAATDEHLIPGEGTQPVAELCEMLMHNGFDGQAVIEVNTQMARTTMDRAAMLNRALTFAREHLNDFTPAPTPEPTGAHRG from the coding sequence GTGGGGAATAACGCGCAGGGGGCGAACAGCGGGGCGGGACGGAGGGATGTCCGGGTCGGGCTCTCCACCGCCTCGGTCTATCCGGAGAACACCGAGGCCGCGTTCCGGTACGCGGCCGAACTCGGTTACGACGGTGTGGAACTCATGGTGTGGGCCGAACCGGCCAGCCAGTCGATTGCCACCGTCCAGCATTTCTCGCACAAATACGACGTACCGGTGCTGGCGGTGCACGCGCCGTGTCTGCTGATCTCGCAACGGGTCTGGGGGTCGGACCCGATCGCGAAGCTCACCCGCAGCGTGCACACCGCCGAGGCGCTGGGCGCGGCCACCGTGGTGGTGCATCCGCCATTCCGCTGGCAGCGCCGCTACGCCGACGGTTTCGCGAAACAGGTGGCGGAACTGGAGAATTCGAGCCCGGTCGCGGTGGCGGTGGAGAACATGTTCCCGATGCGGGCCGACACCCTGTTCCGCGGCAGCTCGATCCAGCGGCTGGAGCGGCGGGGCGGTCCGGGTCTGTCCATCACCACCTTCAGCCCGTCCTACGATCCAACGGATGTCGGTTTCCGGCACTACACCCTCGACACCTCGCACACCGCGACCGCGGGTGTGGATCCGCTGGCGCTGGCGGGCCGCATGGGCTCGGGCCTGACGCATCTGCATCTGGCCGACGGCCGGGGCGCGGCCACCGACGAGCATCTGATTCCCGGTGAGGGCACCCAGCCGGTGGCCGAGCTCTGTGAGATGTTGATGCACAACGGGTTCGACGGTCAGGCCGTGATCGAGGTGAACACCCAGATGGCCCGCACCACCATGGATCGGGCCGCCATGCTCAATCGCGCGCTGACCTTCGCTCGCGAGCACCTCAACGATTTCACCCCCGCGCCGACGCCGGAGCCGACCGGCGCCCATCGCGGCTGA
- a CDS encoding thioesterase family protein — protein MTTELTVDLESASELADAPFSRVCALTEIDSDTPEIGRYAGVIDPIWTIGDKVHGGTMVAASAAAATEWLRRTAPAQAAMFPISASTDFLGAPDPGAVSYEIRTRKLGRQIALLDASLIQDGRTLVRTAFTFGHLDDAAPRYAADHAGDMPAEPSATALAYDERNPMGKLVHVAEGSAVAIDTEWARFLSGEQSEPRLRLWIRPRAGDEQDPDVSAFFAMMAADMSPPVPMNLGHFGWAPTVQMTTYLRRRPAPGWLRVIAHAREVGHRMFDEDQLVIDSTGAIVAQSRQLALIPQPR, from the coding sequence ATGACAACGGAGTTGACCGTCGATCTCGAATCGGCGAGCGAATTGGCGGACGCGCCGTTCAGTCGCGTCTGCGCGCTGACCGAAATCGATTCGGACACTCCGGAAATCGGTCGCTACGCGGGCGTCATCGACCCCATCTGGACCATCGGCGACAAGGTGCACGGCGGCACCATGGTCGCCGCCAGCGCGGCCGCCGCCACCGAATGGCTGCGCCGCACCGCGCCCGCGCAGGCGGCCATGTTCCCCATCTCGGCCAGCACCGACTTCCTCGGCGCACCCGACCCGGGCGCGGTCTCCTACGAGATCCGCACCCGCAAACTGGGCCGCCAGATCGCCCTGCTGGACGCGAGCCTGATCCAGGACGGCCGCACCCTGGTGCGGACCGCCTTCACCTTCGGTCACCTCGACGACGCGGCTCCGCGCTACGCCGCCGACCACGCGGGCGATATGCCCGCCGAGCCGTCCGCGACCGCCCTCGCCTACGACGAGCGCAACCCCATGGGCAAACTCGTCCACGTGGCCGAGGGCTCCGCGGTGGCTATCGACACCGAGTGGGCCCGCTTCCTGTCGGGCGAGCAGTCCGAACCGCGTCTGCGCCTGTGGATCCGCCCCCGCGCCGGCGACGAACAGGACCCCGACGTGTCCGCCTTCTTCGCCATGATGGCCGCCGACATGAGCCCGCCGGTCCCCATGAACCTCGGCCACTTCGGCTGGGCCCCCACCGTTCAGATGACCACCTACCTGCGCCGCCGCCCGGCCCCCGGCTGGCTGCGCGTCATCGCGCACGCCCGCGAGGTCGGCCACCGCATGTTCGACGAGGACCAACTCGTCATCGATTCGACGGGCGCCATCGTCGCCCAGAGCCGCCAGCTCGCGCTGATCCCCCAGCCGAGGTGA
- the proC gene encoding pyrroline-5-carboxylate reductase, giving the protein MTRIAVIGGGRIGEALIAGLLESGRAGKDLVVVDPVQTRRELLAERFGIRATDDIADAAKSSDLIVISVKPNDVDGVLAELGKAELGEEHDQVLVSLAAGIPTGRFESKLPAGFPVVRVMSNTPMLVGQGMSAIAPGRYARKEQLTLVTEMLESVGKVVTVAESQMDAVTAVSGSGPAYFFLIVEAMIDASVGLGLTRDVATQLVVQTMLGSAALLDESGQSAPELRGAVTSPAGTTAAGLRELERGAVRSAFHDALHAAKRRSQELGAIAD; this is encoded by the coding sequence ATGACGAGGATTGCGGTGATCGGCGGCGGCCGGATCGGTGAGGCGCTGATTGCGGGGCTGCTCGAATCCGGGCGGGCCGGCAAGGATTTGGTGGTGGTGGACCCGGTGCAGACGCGCCGCGAGTTGCTGGCCGAGCGGTTCGGGATTCGCGCTACCGACGACATCGCCGATGCCGCCAAGTCCTCCGATCTGATAGTCATCTCGGTCAAGCCCAACGATGTGGACGGCGTTCTCGCCGAACTGGGCAAGGCGGAGCTCGGGGAGGAGCACGATCAGGTGCTCGTCTCGCTGGCGGCGGGCATTCCGACCGGGCGTTTCGAATCCAAGCTGCCGGCCGGTTTCCCGGTGGTCCGGGTCATGTCCAACACCCCGATGCTGGTGGGCCAGGGCATGAGCGCCATCGCGCCGGGCCGCTACGCCCGCAAGGAGCAGCTGACCCTCGTCACCGAGATGCTGGAGTCGGTCGGCAAGGTGGTGACCGTCGCGGAATCGCAGATGGACGCGGTGACCGCGGTGTCGGGTTCGGGTCCCGCGTACTTCTTCCTGATCGTCGAGGCCATGATCGACGCCTCGGTCGGCCTGGGCCTGACCCGCGATGTGGCCACCCAGCTGGTGGTGCAGACCATGCTCGGTTCGGCCGCGCTGCTGGACGAGTCGGGCCAGTCCGCTCCGGAATTGCGCGGCGCGGTCACCTCGCCCGCGGGCACCACGGCGGCGGGTCTGCGGGAGTTGGAGCGGGGCGCGGTGCGTTCGGCTTTCCACGATGCCTTGCACGCCGCAAAACGCCGTTCTCAGGAACTCGGCGCGATCGCGGACTAA
- a CDS encoding helix-turn-helix domain-containing protein → MSGNSQARSGNSPINASSVIGGGTQFLTVAEVASLMRVSKMTVYRLVHSGELPAVRVGRSFRVHAKAVHDYLETSYFDAG, encoded by the coding sequence ATGTCTGGAAACAGTCAAGCGAGGTCCGGAAACAGCCCAATCAACGCCAGCTCGGTCATCGGCGGAGGTACTCAGTTCCTCACCGTCGCCGAGGTCGCGAGTCTGATGCGGGTATCCAAAATGACGGTGTACCGATTGGTGCATTCGGGAGAGCTGCCCGCGGTGCGGGTGGGGCGTTCCTTCCGAGTACACGCCAAGGCGGTGCACGACTATCTGGAGACGTCCTACTTCGACGCTGGGTAG
- a CDS encoding 30S ribosomal protein bS22, giving the protein MGSVIKKRRKRMSKKKHRKLLRRTRVQRRKLGK; this is encoded by the coding sequence ATGGGTTCTGTGATCAAGAAGCGCCGCAAGCGCATGTCGAAGAAGAAGCACCGCAAGCTGCTTCGCCGCACGCGTGTTCAGCGTCGCAAACTCGGCAAGTAA
- a CDS encoding NAD-dependent epimerase/dehydratase family protein, protein MVTGASRFFGGNVVARLAADPAVERVIAVDAKQPSRELLRRTGRAEFVRADIRNPLIRKVIDGNQVDTVVHPAALSRPPSGGGRAAMKDMNVLGAMQLFAVCRKASSVRRVVVRSSSAVYGCSAKDPVKFSEEMSARTPPRGWFARDMIEVEGFVRGLARRRPDISAAILRFPPIVGPQLAKRGVQYFRSPITPTILGRDPRMQLLHEEDGIAALVHGAMTAPGGTFNVAGDGAMALSQAIRRAGRVELPVPYAVFRTVGRTVMGPVMREFTAEQIDYFHFGCGLDTTRMRTDLGFQPRWTTVQAFDDFIGGAALRPVIDPAWIDAAENKLLGLLGAGTGAHQ, encoded by the coding sequence ATGGTGACCGGTGCGAGCCGGTTCTTCGGCGGCAATGTGGTGGCCAGGCTGGCCGCCGACCCGGCCGTCGAGCGCGTCATCGCCGTGGACGCCAAACAGCCCAGCCGGGAGTTGCTGCGCCGCACGGGCCGTGCCGAATTCGTGCGCGCCGATATTCGAAATCCGTTGATCCGCAAGGTGATCGACGGCAATCAGGTGGACACGGTGGTGCATCCGGCCGCGCTCTCGCGCCCGCCCTCGGGTGGCGGCCGCGCCGCCATGAAGGATATGAACGTGCTGGGCGCCATGCAGCTGTTCGCGGTGTGCCGCAAGGCATCCAGCGTGCGGCGCGTGGTGGTGCGCTCCTCGTCTGCGGTCTACGGCTGCAGCGCCAAGGACCCGGTGAAATTCAGCGAGGAAATGAGCGCGCGCACCCCGCCGCGCGGCTGGTTCGCGCGCGACATGATCGAGGTGGAGGGTTTCGTCCGCGGCCTGGCGCGGCGGCGCCCGGATATCTCGGCGGCCATTCTGCGGTTTCCGCCGATCGTGGGTCCGCAGTTGGCCAAACGCGGTGTGCAGTATTTCCGTTCGCCGATCACGCCCACCATCCTGGGCCGGGATCCGCGCATGCAGCTGCTGCACGAGGAGGACGGCATCGCCGCCCTGGTGCACGGGGCCATGACGGCCCCGGGTGGCACCTTCAATGTGGCCGGGGACGGCGCGATGGCGCTGTCGCAGGCGATCCGCCGGGCCGGGCGGGTCGAATTACCGGTCCCGTACGCGGTTTTCCGCACCGTCGGGCGCACCGTCATGGGTCCGGTGATGCGGGAATTCACCGCCGAGCAGATCGACTATTTCCATTTCGGCTGCGGTCTGGACACCACCCGGATGCGCACCGACCTCGGATTCCAACCGCGCTGGACCACGGTGCAGGCATTCGACGACTTCATAGGGGGCGCAGCGTTGCGGCCCGTGATCGATCCCGCGTGGATCGACGCCGCAGAGAACAAACTTCTCGGCCTGCTGGGGGCCGGGACGGGAGCACACCAATGA